Proteins from a genomic interval of Salvelinus sp. IW2-2015 linkage group LG14, ASM291031v2, whole genome shotgun sequence:
- the LOC111972548 gene encoding sodium-dependent multivitamin transporter encodes MGDVVQMHFSTPDYVIFALLLVASTCIGLFYALSGGRQRTTQEFLLADRSMSCLPVSLSLLATFQSAVAILGVPSEIYTYGTQYWFLGVSYFLGLLVPAHVFIPVFYRLRLTSAYEYLELRFNKTVRIMGTVTFIFQMVIYMGVVLYAPALALNAVTGFDLWGAVLAMGLVCTLYTTLGGLKAVIWTDVFQTIVMFAGQLAVIIVGAHQAGGMGEVWRKAINGSRIASLDLNPDPTERHTFWTLGVGGVFLMLALYGVNQAQVQRYLSSRTEREAVMSCYVVFPCQQVVLCLGCLMGLVMFARYGEDSPLDKGYVKTNDQMVLYFVMDVFRDLPGLPGLFVACLFSGALSTISSAFNSLATVTMEDLIKPYCPDMTEAKATLLSKGLAFAYGLVCLAMAYTASHMGSVLQAALSIFGMVGGPLLGVFCLGMFFPCANSTGAIVGLVAGLVMSFWIGIGHFVSRMALPTTLPPIINGTAMPLTGNMTTAVMTTLITSITAKPKPTGVQALYNLSYLWYSAHNSTTVVIVGLIVSLLTGPMKEKDLLPGTVYPVLGNLLFFLPERYREILCCVTPLPQKPKAIDTHPYQMARKESNGVSHPKEKEKTEETEREKDEDEETATPQPSCRLAHTLQETAL; translated from the exons ATGGGGGACGTAGTCCAGATGCACTTCTCCACGCCGGACTATGTGATCTTCGCCCTGCTGCTGGTGGCGTCCACGTGCATCGGCCTGTTCTACGCCCTGTCCGGCGGGCGCCAGCGCACCACGCAGGAGTTCCTATTGGCCGACCGTTCTATGAGCTGCCTGCCCGTGTCGCTCTCGCTGCTCGCCACCTTCCAGTCGGCCGTGGCCATCCTGGGAGTGCCCTCGGAGATCTACACCTACGGAACGCAGTACTGGTTCCTGGGAGTCTCCTACTTCCTGGGTCTGCTTGTCCCCGCCCACGTCTTCATACCTGTCTTCTACAGGCTCCGCCTCACCAGCGCTTATGAG TATTTGGAGCTGCGCTTCAATAAGACGGTTCGCATCATGGGCACCGTGACCTTTATCTTTCAGATG GTGATCTATATGGGAGTGGTCCTCTATGCACCAGCACTCGCACTCAATGCAG TGACTGGATTTGACCTCTGGGGGGCAGTGCTGGCCATGGGTCTTGTGTGCACCCTGTACACAACATTA GGAGGGCTGAAGGCAGTCATCTGGACAGATGTGTTCCAGACCATTGTGATGTTTGCTGGCCAACTCGCGGTCATCATAGTGGGGGCCCACCAGGCAGGAGGCATGGGAGAGGTGTGGAGGAAAGCCATCAACGGCAGCCGCATCGCTAGTCTGGA CCTGAACCCTGACCCGACGGAGAGGCACACGTTCTGGACGCTGGGGGTGGGCGGGGTGTTCCTCATGCTGGCGCTGTACGGGGTCAACCAGGCCCAGGTCCAGAGGTACCTCAGCTCCCGCACTGAGAGGGAGGCGGTCAT GTCGTGCTACGTGGTGTTTCCCTGCCAGCAGGTGGTGTTGTGTCTGGGCTGTCTGATGGGCCTGGTGATGTTTGCTCGCTACGGTGAGGATAGCCCACTGGATAAGGGTTACGTCAAAACCAACGACCAG ATGGTGCTGTACTTTGTGATGGATGTGTTCAGGGACCTGCCTGGCCTACCAGGGCTGTTTGTCGCCTGCCTGTTCAGCGGAGCTCTCAG TACCATCTCATCAGCGTTTAACTCCCTAGCGACGGTAACCATGGAGGACCTAATCAAGCCTTACTGCCCGGACATGACGGAGGCCAAAGCCACACTGCTCTCAAAAGGCCTGG CGTTTGCCTACGGGCTGGTGTGTCTGGCCATGGCCTACACCGCGTCTCACATGGGCTCAGTGCTGCAG gcagCATTAAGTATCTTTGGGATGGTGGGTGGTCCTCTCCTCGGCGTCTTCTGTCTGGGAATGTTCTTCCCCTGCGCTAACTCCACT GGTGCGATAGTAGGGTTGGTGGCAGGCCTGGTTATGTCGTTCTGGATTGGCATCGGTCATTTCGTGTCCCGTATGGCGCTGCCCACTACTCTGCCCCCCATCATCAACGGCACCGCTATGCCCCTCACCGGCAACATGACCACTGCTGTCATGACCACCCTCATTACCTCGATCACCGCCAAACCAAA gcctACGGGTGTGCAGGCCCTGTACAATCTATCCTATTTGTGGTACAGTGCCCACAACTCTACCACTGTGGTGATAGTGGGACTGATAGTCAGCCTGTTGACTGGTCCTATGAAGGAGAAGGACCTGCTCCCAGGGACGGTGTACCCTGTCCTGGGCAACCTGCTCTTCTTCCTGCCTGAACGCTACAGGGAGATACTCTGCTGTGTCACCCCACTGCCGCAGAAG CCCAAAGCTATCGACACGCATCCTTACCAGATGGCTCGGAAGGAGAGCAATGGAGTGTCCCATCccaaagagaaggagaagactgaggagacggagagagagaaggatgaggacGAGGAGACAGCAACCCCTCAGCCTTCCTGCCGACTGGCTCACACGTTGCAGGAGACGGCCttgtag
- the LOC111973194 gene encoding transcription factor 23-like: MKSQHSPENAARERSRVRKLRQAFHSLQAALPSVPRDTKLSKLDVLVLATDYIAHLTETLDQGGALSELTVPPRAGGYLHPVKKWPMRSLLYCGSVGALLSANQKPASGEEETHPLTPTPEVDMDQSV, translated from the exons ATGAAGTCCCAACACTCCCCAGAGAACGCGGCCAGGGAGAGGAGCCGTGTACGTAARCTCCGCCAGGCTTTCCACAGCCTGCAGGCAGCCCTGCCCTCCGTCCCCCGTGACACCAAGCTCTCCAAGCTGGACGTCCTGGTCCTGGCCACCGACTACATCGCCCACCTTACTGAGACCCTGGACCAGGGTGGGGCTCTCTCTGAACTCACAGTGCCCCCCAGGGCAGGGGGATACCTCCACCCAGTCAAG AAGTGGCCGATGCGCTCCTTGCTGTACTGTGGGAGTGTGGGAGcactgctgtcagccaatcagaagcCAGCGTCAGGGGAGGAGGAAACACATCCTCTGACCCCTACCCCAGAGGTCGACATGGACCAATCCGTTTAG
- the LOC111973113 gene encoding epoxide hydrolase 1, whose translation MFTEVLLALVVGGVIYFLVQRSKRHQLKSEDGWWGEGTPMDGEEDLSIRPYTVQTDDEELEDLYRRIDQTRSFPSLEDSQFNYGFNSHYLQKVVTYWRHDFDWRRQVEKLNKFPHYKTNIEGIDVHYVHVRPKNVPEGVTAVPLLMVHGWPGSFYEFYRMIPLLTEPSNPDDIVFEVVCPSIPGYGFSEAPHKKGFDSVSAARVFHKLMKRLGFQQFYAHGGDWGWIVTTNMAQLEPKIIKGLHLNFAPPSKPGLPVVLSIMLGRSFPKLFGFNEHDIQRIYPVVQNLVVESVKESGYMHIQATKPDTVGRGLNDSPVGLAAYILEKFSTWTDHDFRNLDDGGLTRKFSLDDLLTNVMIYWTSGCIISSMRFYKENFSKGLDQPHSKMPVHVPTGFACFPNELMHTPKLWVQQKYRELKTFTPMARGGHFAAMEEPELMAQDIQNFTKMQEKRK comes from the exons ATGTTTACAGAGGTTCTGTTAGCCCTGGTGGTGGGAGGAGTGATCTACTTCCTGGTGCAGAGGAGTAAGAGGCATCAGCTGAAGAGTGAGGATGGCTGGTGGGGGGAGGGGACTCCCATGGATGGGGAAGAAGATCTCAGCATTCGCCCCTACACAGTCCAAACGGATGACGAGGAGTTGGAG GACCTGTACAGGAGAATAGACCAGACCCGATCCTTCCCCTCTCTAGAGGACAGTCAGTTCAACTACGGCTTCAACTCCCACTATCTGCAGAAGGTGGTGACCTACTGGAGACATGACTTTGACTGGAGGAGACAAGTGGAAAAACTGAACAAATTCCCACATTACAAAACCAACATTGAAG GCATTGACGTCCACTACGTCCATGTGCGGCCCAAGAACGTCCCTGAGGGCGTGACTGCTGTGCCTCTGCTCATGGTGCACGGCTGGCCAGGCTCTTTCTACGAGTTCTACAGGATGATACCCCTCCTGACTGAACCCTCCAACCCAGACGACATCGTGTTTGAGGTGGTGTGTCCTTCCATCCCTGGGTACGGCTTCTCTGAGGCTCCACATAAGAAAG GTTTTGACTCGGTGTCTGCGGCCCGTGTGTTCCACAAGTTGATGAAGAGACTGGGCTTCCAACAGTTCTATGCTCATGGAGGAGACTGGGGATGGATCGTCACCACCAACATGGCCCAGCTGGAGCCCAA AATAATCAAAGGCTTACATCTCAACTTTGCTCCCCCCTCCAAGCCGGGCCTGCCCGTGGTTCTGTCTATAATGCTGGGCCGCAGTTTCCCCAAGCTGTTTGGCTTCAACGAACACGACATTCAGCGCATCTACCCCGTTGTGCAGAACCTAGTGGTGGAGTCTGTCAAGGAGTCAGGATACATGCACATCCAGGCCACCAAGCCTGACACTGTGG GTCGAGGGTTGAATGATTCTCCGGTGGGTCTTGCTGCCTATATCTTGGAGAAGTTCTCCACCTGGACTGACCATGACTTCAGGAACCTGGATGACGGAGGACTTACGAG GAAGTTCAGTCTGGACGACCTGCTGACCAACGTGATGATCTACTGGACATCTGGTTGCATCATCTCATCCATGCGCTTCTACAAGGAGAACTTCAGCAAGGGTCTTGACCAGCCACACTCAAA GATGCCAGTGCACGTACCCACCGGTTTTGCCTGCTTCCCCAACGAGCTGATGCACACCCCCAAGCTGTGGGTGCAGCAGAAGTACCGCGAGCTGAAGACCTTCACGCCCATGGCCCGAGGAGGACACTTCGCCGCCATGGAGGAGCCAGAACTCATGGCCCAGGACATCCAGAACTTCACCAAGATGCAGGAGAAGAGGAAGTGA